Within the Rosa rugosa chromosome 2, drRosRugo1.1, whole genome shotgun sequence genome, the region CAGACCATCCCGGTCTTCTGCTTGTCTCGAAGAAATTGTCAGGTGACAATTATAACTCATGGTGTCGCTCTATGAGGATATCCCTGAGTGCCAAGAACAAAACCGGCTTCATCAACGGAACCATCAAAGAACCTTCTGCAGAAAGGAAACCTGATGAACATGCACTTTGGCAGAGGTGCAATGACATGGTGCTTTCATGGATTCTCAACTCTCTTGAACCTGAGCTTGCCGATTCAGTGCTTTGCTGCACCACACCACATGATGTTTGGGAAGACTTGCGAGAGAGATTCGCGTTGGGTAACGCCCCTCGCATATTTCAGGTTCAAAGAGACATTTATCGTATTGAACAAGGTCAATCATCCATTGCAGCATACTACACAAAGCTGAAAGGCTTATGGGACGAGCTTGCTTCGTACAGTACTGTCACTTGcacatgtggaacgcaaaatGATCGCAGTAAGTTGATGCAATTTCTTATGGGTTTAAATGAGTCTTATGCTGCTACTCGTGGACAGATTTTGTTGATGAACCCTTTGCCTTCGGTGAGACAAGCTTATGCTTCCCTTGTCtaagaagaaaaacaacgggAACTTGGTTCCTCTCTTATTACCCCATCTCACACCGCAGCGATGGCAGTGCGCATCAACTTTAGATCACAAACTCAGATGCAAGGGAATCAAGGTAATACCCAAGGTAGCAATTTTCGTCCTCGTGCCCCAATCAAGCATTGCACTTATTGCAACGAGGATTCTTTACCTAGTGGAGACACGGCTGGAATTTCTATGACTGGATCAATTCAATTTAATGATTCTTTTCAATTACATGACGTTCTCTGTGTGTCAAGTTTTAGAGTTGATCTTATGTCTGTTGGCAAGACTACCGATGATTTATCTTGTTCAGTGACATTTTTCCCATCTTGGTGTATTTTACAGGACTTGGCTACGAGGACGATGATTGGTGTGGGTAAGTGACGTGGTAACCTCTACTATCTTGTGGCGTTGGCTTCAACTTCTCCTTCATCTCACTTCGCTTGCAATCTCATCATATCCTCTGATCTTTGGCATCGTCGTTTGGGTCACCTTTCCTCCACCCGTCTCCAATTTTTAGCTAATAATTCTCtcaattttaattttgattgtaATCATAAATGTGACAGACAAGTCTAATCGTCTGACATTGGGAGTGAGACATTAAATGTCTTGAGTCATTCATTGTGTTttcaacattaaaaaaaaaaaaatttacatgtCACAAGTATGTCAGCTATTGGCATGActtaaattatatatttttggTTTAGAAATAGGGAATTGAGAGAATTAGAGCAACTATTGGAGTTGAATCGGTTGATATTCAAAATGTTTTTGAATAGTTTTAGTAAAATTATTATTTAGAAGATGTGTAAGAGATGGTCTAATATTTTGGCAATgcagatttatttatttatttatttatttttattttttatgatatAGAGATTTGGAATCCAGTCAAGCTGGGAGACTCATCCCCACACCCATATTGTTATTTATTGAATATAAATGCATcgaggggacataaaacctgaacctcGAGCATTAATATTTACATTATAATAGTCCTCCAACAAAACATCATGTAAGAAACTAGGAGCCTCATCGAAAGACAGGTCAACAACATGACTTAAACTAGCAAAGTGAGCTAATCTATCTGCcacactatttgcttcacgCAAGATGCGTCGAATTACAATGGTATCAAAATCAAGCAAAATATCCTTACAATCGTCTAATGGTTGTGTTATATTTTGGCAATGCAGGCTTGTTTCGAAATGTTACCGGTGCAAGTGGCCCCAGTTCGGCTATCCCTAAAACCCCTACAAAATCGCGCTGACGAGATATTTTGACACATTATCTAAATCTCCCAACAATGGAGGGAAGCTCGCTTCTCAGTCTCAGCTGCTCCTCTGCTCTTCCCAGTTTGATACCCACTCCCTCTTACTCCTCTCTAAGCTTCAACTCCCACtcctcgtcttcttcttctttgctatTCGGAAAATCATATCTCGTGGGTTTAATCCCAAGACCATTCACCGTTCGAACCTCTCTCCGCACTTCCACGTTCGCCGCCGTCGATGAAGCTCTCGAAAAGCCCAACTCTGATTCCAGAGATATGTTGCCCAAGATTGACAAGAGTGGCAGATTTTGCAGCCCCAGAGCCGCCAGAGAGCTCGCTCTGTAAGTCCCATCTCATTTTCTTGTGAACCGTGTTTGTTTCTTGGAGACGTACGTACCCATGATTATTATTCATTCATATGCAGCTCCATTATTTATGCTTCCTGCTTAGAAGGTTCCGACCCAGTAAGGTTATTTGAAAAGCGAATGAATGTCCGTCGAGGTATATATTgccctctttctctttctttctttctttctttctgctttCGAGTCATTGTTCGTTCGGATATGCTTATTACTTACTGGACGACTTGTGTTTCCAGAACCCGGGTATGAATTTGACAAGGCTGCATTGTTGGAATATAATCCCATGAGCTTTGGAGGACCCCCTGTCACTGTTCAAACTGTTGAAGAAGCAGATGAGCTCCTGCTCAATGACCAAAAGGAATCTGCAATCGGTATGAATTTATTTGTGACGATTCTAACCTGACATGCATTCCTCCATATTTTAAACTTCATAGCTGCGCCAAGTATCACATTGTCGTCTAGTCTTACTTCATGTTTGTGCTAGAAAGTAAAGTGAAGAATTAGGTTGATGATTCAGATTTCCATGCTTTACTCTCAACCCATCTAGCTTGTCAGACTCACTATCAAAGGTTTTGCATGTGATGTGTTTTGATTAGTTCAGATCTATCATCCGTTTCTGGCAATGGAATTTGTTACTCTCTTTTATTTC harbors:
- the LOC133732064 gene encoding uncharacterized protein LOC133732064 isoform X1, whose protein sequence is MEGSSLLSLSCSSALPSLIPTPSYSSLSFNSHSSSSSSLLFGKSYLVGLIPRPFTVRTSLRTSTFAAVDEALEKPNSDSRDMLPKIDKSGRFCSPRAARELALSIIYASCLEGSDPVRLFEKRMNVRREPGYEFDKAALLEYNPMSFGGPPVTVQTVEEADELLLNDQKESAIEAEVLAAPPKLVYSKLILRFARKLLVAVTDKWDSHVLVIDRVAPPNWKDEPGSRILELCILHLAMSEITVLGTRHQIVINEAVDLAKRFCDGSAPRTINGCLRTFVNGLEESGLTPALGKQKAVT
- the LOC133732064 gene encoding uncharacterized protein LOC133732064 isoform X2, coding for MEGSSLLSLSCSSALPSLIPTPSYSSLSFNSHSSSSSSLLFGKSYLVGLIPRPFTVRTSLRTSTFAAVDEALEKPNSDSRDMLPKIDKSGRFCSPRAARELALSIIYASCLEGSDPVRLFEKRMNVRREPGYEFDKAALLEYNPMSFGGPPVTVQTVEEADELLLNDQKESAIEAEVLAAPPKLVYSKLILRFARKLLVAVTDKWDSHVLVIDRVAPPNWKDEPGSRILELCILHLAMSEITVLGTRHQIVINEAELKSRSLGVRL